From Anaerococcus urinomassiliensis:
GGCGTTGTAGGTAGCACCCATACCAAATCCACATATACCACCTGAAAGTACAGCTGCGTCGTAGTCACTACCCATAACCTTAAATGTTACAAAGTAAGCGAATAGGGCCATAAATATTGTTTGTGCAAATAGGATTATTAGCATTGGACCAGCCACTGCTTTAAGTTGGGTTAGGTCAAGGGTTATTAGAGCTATTGATAGGAATATGTTAAGACCCATAGATCCACATATATCATTGGCTCTTTGGTTGATTTCCCAACCATCTCTTTTACCAATTGTGTTTACATATATAGCTGCAAAAATCATTGATGCTACATACTCTGGTAGGTTTAGTGGTGATCCTAGTAGTGTAACATTGTCATATAGGAACTTTTTAAGTATGGCACCTAGACCTACTGATATAAAGATTAGGGCAAAGACTTTTAAGAAGTCATCTACTGTTAGTGGTGCATGTTTTTCTACTACTACATTGCCTACTTCTTCATCTTTCTCGATTAAAAGGTCTGGGTTTGGTTTTAGGTTGTGCTTTCTAATTCTAGCAGATCCGATTGGTCCACCAATTAGTGATCCCATGATTACACCAAAAGTAGCTGCAGCTAGGGCAATAACTTCACCTGCCGGTAACCCCATCTTTTCTAACTCTGGACCCCAAGCTCCTGCTGTACCGTGGCCACCAACCATGGTGATAGATCCAGTAACTAAACCTAGTAATGAGTTTTGTCCAATAAGTTTAGCAAGACCCATACCAAGAATGTTTTGGAAAAATACAAGAACTACAGATACGGCTAGGAATATTACAAAACCCTTACCACCTTTTTTAAGTGTTTCTAGGTTGGCTCCTATACCTATAGATGTAAAGAATACCATCATAAATGGATCTTTTAGAGTTGTGTCCATCTCAAAAGTAGCTGCTCCAGTAGATTTTAGGATAAGATGAATTATAGCAAATAAAAATCCTCCGATAACTGGTGCTGGAATACAAAATCTGTCAAAGAAATTGACCTTCCTTCTTAAGAACTTTCCAACATAAAGCATAATTATAGCTATTGCAGTCGTTTGCATCATATTGGTAGAAATAGTAAAAATACCTTCCATATTTCCTCCTTATAATTAAATTTTGGGTGATATGTACCAAGTTCTTACCGTAATATATTAAATCATTAACGGTAACCATAATATATCAAAATGTTTTCCTGGTGTCAATATATTTCTTTAATTATTTTGCTAGAAATTTTAGGTAAAGACTTCACAAGTCGTCATCAGTGGCTAAAAATAGCCAATAAAAAAACTTTCTAGCATTTTCATAATTTTGCTAGAAAGTTTTGATTTTTCTTTTTTTCTAATATAAGTCTGACCTTCTATCAGCAAAAAAGCTCATCTCTTCTCTTATCTCTTTGACTTTTTTTAGGTCTATTTCTGCTGTTACAATACCTGTCTTTTCATATGGAGCTACTATATATTCCCCAAGAGGATCTACAATCATAGAGTGTCCACCAGAATCATCCTTGTACCTAGTTGAGTTGACCCCAACTACAAAGATTTGATTTTCTATGGCTCTAGCCCTATTTAAGGCCTCCCAATGGGGTAGCTTAGATGTTGCCCATGATGCACAATTAAAGAGGATTTCTATCCCATCTAGGGCAAATTTCCTAACCCATTCTACAAATCTTACATCGTAGCATAGGACTACTCCACATTTTACCCCATCTATTTGAAAGGTTACATACTTATTGCCCCCTTGAAAAAGTTTATCTTCTCCAGCTGGGGAATATAGGTGAATTTTGTCATATTCGCTTAATAAATTCCCCTGCCTATCAAAATTATAGTTTCTATTGTAGATTTTGCCATCTTCTTTGACAGCTACTGATCCACCTATTATATTTATATCAAGTTCTTTTGCAAGCTTTGATAAAAACTCTTTGGACCTAGTGCCATCCACATCTGCTAGTTCATCTATATTTTTTGGATAATAGAAAGTATTCCAAGTTTCTGGCAAAACTACTACGTCTGCTCCTTGGTTTTTGCTTTCTCTTATGGTTTCTTCTATTAGTTTATAATTGTTCTCAACTTCCCCCTTGACTGGGGCAACTTGGCCTAGTGCTATTTTCAATTTTCCCTCCAGTATGTCTTTTCTCACATAAAAATAATACCCCAAAGCACATAAAAATAAAAATAGGGCCTGGGATATATACTTAAAAATTTTTATCCTATAAATTTAAGCCTGTACTTATCATAAGAGAAGGTCTTTTCTTCATTTCCCACTTCTAGGATAAGGTCTAGCTTATCATCCATACCTATAAGGGTACCTGCTATTTCTTCATCCTTGCTATAGACTATAACTTCATCACCCTTTTTGGCCATAAGTTCATTATAATTTTCTAAAAGCTTACTTTGGCATATGCCTTCTTGCATGGATAGGATTGCTGGTATTAGATAGTATTTAACATTTTCTATGGTATCACTTAAAGTTAACTTAGAGTCTTTACCAAATAATGTTGTCATTATAGGTCTTAAGTCTTCTGGTATAGGGCTTAACTCTATAAGATTGATGCCTATACCTACTATGGTATATTGGGCATGACCCTTATGGTCTACTGCTGATTCGCAAAGGATACCAGCAAGTTTTTTATTTCCTATGTATAGGTCATTAAGCCACTTTATTTTTATATCTTTATTAGACATTTTCTTTAGGGCTTTTGCTAGAAGAACTCCTGTTTGAGATGTTACAAGGATTAGATCAGAGTCTGGTACACTTATATTTAGACTTATATATAGGCCTCCTTTGGGAGATACAAATGCACGGTCCTTTTGACCCTTGCCCCTAACTTGCTCATCTGCTGTAACTATACTGATATCCTCTCCCTTATTAAGCTTATCCTTGATATATGTATTGGTGGAATCCACACTTTCTAGGTGGACTTCCTTTCCTAGCCATGAGGCCTTTTTGTCAGTTAAATCTTTTAATAGATTTTCTATCTCTTGCTTATCTTTAGACAAAAGGTCTATAGATTGGTCAAATTTATCTAGAAAGTCTGCTCTTTTTTCCTGATCATCCTCTATAAGTGTGTAGTACATATAATGGTACATATAGGTTGTTGGACTCTTAGAAAAATAAGAGGATATTTTTTCTTTTTTTATATATTGGTCAAACCTGTCTTTTTGACCTAAAAGCATCATTAGTTTGGCTGTTAGTATCTTTTTGTTGTTAAGCTGGTCAAGGTCATCCTTGCCTATAACTAGGTCTAAGGCTTTGTTTATTTCGTTTGATCTTAGTAGATAGATCATATTGTTATCAAAAATTTGACTCATAATATCACCCCCTTATTTTGATATATACTTATAAGTTCTCTTATATATTATTATAGCTAATATAATTTTAATAGTATCAGGTATTATAAAAGGAATTAGACCCAGGCTTAGGACCTTACTCATAGGAACTTCTACTCCCTGGACCCTGGTTAGACCCACCTTTAGGTAGATTAGACCTAGTATATAGCTTACAATAACTCCTATTAGGATACCTAAGATTATTTTCTTATTATCCATAGATCCGTGGCCAAACTTAGAAATGATATAAGCCATTGGTATAAAGCTTATGATAAAACCAAAAGTTGGGCTTGCTATGGATTGGAGTCCTCCTGAAAAACCTGCAAATATCGGGACTCCAATAAGTCCAATTAGCATATATAAAAATGCCGATAGACCCGCATGAGAAGGTTTTAGGAAAAGTCCTGCCAATATTACAAACAGAGTTTGTAGGGTGAAGGGTACTGGCCCTAGGGGAATGGTTATAAATGCTCCTATGGCTATCAGTGCCGTGCTAAGAGCGATTCTTGTTAGTTCTTTACTTGTCATTATTACCTCTTTTCTTTATTAATCTCCTATAATTATATCACAACTTTTATATTTAATAATAGTACAAACTTTTTATAAATTTTATTGCTTAATTATCGGCCTATAATTTTGACAAAAAAAGATGTTCTAAGATAAAATATTAAAACATCTAATTAATCTTAAATATCAGTCTCTTCTGGCCTATCATCATTATCATTTAATGGTGGTAGGTCTATGACTTCTTGGTTACTATCATCTAAATTTTTAGTATCTACATCAGTATTTTCTGCTACTTCAGCTTCTTTGATTTCTTTGTCTTTTTTACCATTTAAGATTTCCATGAATTGCTCACCAGTTATGGTCTCTTCCTTTAGTAGGTAGGCAGAGATTTCGTGAAGTTTATCCATGTTTTCTTTTAAAATCTCTATGGCTCTCATGTGGGCAGCGGAAATTATTTTTTGAACTTTTTCGTCAATTTTATTTCCTGTTCCACTTGATACTATAAGTCCACGCTCTCCTCCTAGGTACTTACCTTGGATTTGCTCTAATTGCATAAAGTCGAAGTCTTCGTCCATACCATAGATAGTTACCATAGATCTTGCCATTGCTGTTGCACGTTCTATATCATTGCTTGCACCAGTAGTCTTGGTATTAAATATAAGCTCTTCTGCAGAACGTCCACCTGCTAAGGTACAAATTTCATCAAACATTTCTTCTTTGGTCATGATGTATTTTTCGTCTTTGTCTACTGTCATAGTGTAGCCCAAAGCTCCACCTGTTCTAGGAACTATTGTTATTTTTGTGACAGGTGTCTTGTGAGTTTGAATTGCCGCTACTAGGGCGTGTCCTACTTCATGGTAGGCAATAATTTTCTTTTGATCATCAGATATAACAGCGTTTTTCTTTTGTTGGCCTGCTATTACTACTTCTATTGATTCTTCTAAGTCCTCTTGGGTTAGCTTCTTGCGGCCTTCACGAACTGCACGTAGGGCACCTTCGTTTACTATATTTGCAAGGTCAGCACCACTTGTACCAGCTGTTCTTGCTGCTATCTCTTCATAGTCTATATCATCTTCACGTTTGACAACTTTGGCATGTACTTTTAATATGTCTTCACGGCCCTTTTTGTCAGGAAGTTCTACTTGAACTTGTCTGTCAAAACGTCCTGGACGTGTTAGGGCAGGGTCTAAGATTTCTGGTCTGTTTGTCGCTGCAAGAAGTACTACTCCTTCTGTGGCATCAAAACCATCCATTTCGTTTAGCAATTGGTTCAATGTTTGCTCACGCTCGTCGTTGCCTGAATATCCAGATACGTCACGTTTTTTACCTATTGCATCTATCTCATCTATAAATACTATACATGGTGCCTTTTCCTTGGCTTGCTTGAATAGGTCACGAACCTTGCTTGCACCAAGTCCTACAAACATCTCTACGAATTCTGATCCAGAGATTATAAAAAATGGTACATTTGCTTCACCAGCTACAGCTTTTGCTAATAAAGTTTTACCTGTTCCTGGAGGTCCTACTAGTAGCACTCCCTTTGGAACCTTGGCACCAATCTCTTTGTACTTGCCAGGGTTGTGAAGAAAGTCAACTATTTCAAATAGAGAATCCTTGGCTTCTTCTTGGCCTGCTACATCCTTAAAGGTCTTGCCTGTCTTATTTTCTACATAAACCTTGGCATTTGATTTACCAAAGTTCATAAAGTCGGCTCCACCTCGGCCACCCATTGTCTTTGTAAGTGACCTTGATGCAAACCAGAATATTCCCCAGATTAAGAATAGTGGCAATATTGAGGTTATAAATAGGGTTAGCCATGGGTTCATGGATGTTTCTATTTTTTTTCCAAAGGTCAATTTATCGTTTCTTTTTTTGGCGTCAAGTAGCCTATCTGTTAGATCAGTGTCTGCCCATAGACCAGTTTCATAAGTTTTTTCTTCACCATCAACTTTGGCTTTGAAGGTGTATTTAGTGTCATCCTTATATACTTCTGTTACTTGGTCTTTTTCAATCATTGACACAAATTGGCTGTAGGATACTTCCTTGGCGCCATCTTTTGCGGCAATTGGGTTTAGGGCATAACGTATTATAACAAATAATACTACCGCTACTATCCAATAATATAAAAAGGGTTTATTGGATTTGTTTTTCTTATCGTTCATCTATAATCCGCTCCTTGAGATATAGTTATCAAGTAGTTCATCCAGAGCTTCTAGTTCATCAACAATAGTTTGCAAATTAACATTTATATTATCTTTTGGTATGTCTGTTCTGATTTGATCAAAGTATACACCAACTTTTTCTGCTGCTAACTTTCCATTGTCAGTCAAAATAACATTTACAACTCTTTCATCGTCGACAGATCTTATTCTTTCAACGAACCCTTGTTTTTCTAGTTTTTTGCATATATTTGATATATTTCCACCAGTCACTCCAATGGCCTTGCCCAAATTTCCTATAGATACTTCATTGCCTGTAGAATATAGGGTTATGAGCATCTTTAGTTGTAGGGTTGTTATTCCTAGCTCTGTTGCAGTGTCTTGTAATAATATATCTATTTTGTGAGATATTTCTCTTATCATCGAGAAAATAGAATTGTTAAATTCAAAAAAATCAATATGTTCTGTAGCCATACTTCCTCCTAGATAAAAATATTCATCTAGCTATATTTTACATAAATTTTTATTATTTTCAAATAAAAAATATTATTTATAAAACGACTTCTTTTTAAAAAAGTTTTTTATACTTTACCAGGTAGATTTATCAAAGCTATCCTTTTTAAGTAAACTAATATACTTTGCTGCATCAAGGGCTGCAACCTGACCTTGGCCAACTGACTTATTTATTTGATAAGGTCTGCCAGCAACATCACCTGCTGCATATAAGCCACGGATATTTGTCCTACAATTGTCATGGACTATTATGTGTTCATCATCTGTTTCTATAGATGGAACTAGACGAGATGGTTTTGATGAATCTCTTATAATGAAAAATCCATCAGCGCTGATCTCTGCCCCTGACTTAAATTTCAAAATACTTGCCCTATCTTCTCCAATAAATTCTACTGGAAGATCTCCACTTATGACTTTTATAGAATCATTTAGCTTGATATCATCCTTGTACATATTTACAAAAATAAGCTCATCTACAATCTCTGATGTGAAGTTTGCTTCCTCGACACTTTCTTCATTGTAACCAATTAATAGAACTTTCTTACCCTTATATAAGGCTGCATCACAGGTTGCACAATAAGAAACTCCCTTGGCAAAAAACTTATCTTCGTTAATCAAATCTTTCTTTAGCTCTATACCTGTTGCAACTATTACTGACGTGGCCTCTACCATATCGTTATTTTTTAGCATTAGGCCAAAATAATCACCCATGGCATATACCTGCTGAACTTTCTGATCTGATTTGTCGTATTCATAGCCTTCTAGGGATTTTTTGAAGGCATCATTTAATTGTTTACCAGAAACATCTCCAAAACCCAGATAGTTTTTGATTGATTCACTATTTTCTAGGCTAGGCGAATCTGTGCCAAAGATTATTACCGATTTATTTCTGATTTTGGCATTCAATAAGGCGCTAAGTCCAGCTGGACCTGCGCCTATAATTGCTAAGTCGTATCTCATTATAAGTATTTTCCCATGGCCTTTTCTAGGACATCTTTGGCTTGGAAGCCTACTAGAGTTTCTTTTAGGACTCCATCTTTGAAAATCATTAGTGATGGTACTGCATTAACATTGTATTTTGATGCTATATCGGATGAATTATCTACATCTACACCATAGATTTCATATGATGCTTCTTCAGAAAGTTCTTCAAGAATTGGTGCTTGCATCTTGCATGGTCCACACCATGTCGCATTAAAATCAACTAAAGCAAGTCCTGATCCATTTTCTACTAAATTAACAAATTCCATTGAGTCTAATTCACGCATTTTCTTCTCCTTATATTTCTCTATGAGTTAGGGGCAATCAACCATAGTTGCTTGTTTGATCTTTTTACTATAGCAAGCTATCTACTATGCTAGCTAAATTTCTCATCTAAATAGGTCATTTAGGTATATTAGATGAGAAAACTATTAGCCTAGTAGGGACATTTTAGTCTAGCTTCCTTGTTCTATCAGTCCCCTGACTTCCATTACTGGTAGTGAATATATTATACCCTTATTCTCATCTTTTAAATTCATTTCTTCATATATGGCGTTTTTTATTGGATTCATTAGGTCTTTTTTAACTAGCATTATTACAATATCTTTTTCTGGTTCTATGTTCATATTTAGCAGT
This genomic window contains:
- the gltS gene encoding sodium/glutamate symporter encodes the protein MEGIFTISTNMMQTTAIAIIMLYVGKFLRRKVNFFDRFCIPAPVIGGFLFAIIHLILKSTGAATFEMDTTLKDPFMMVFFTSIGIGANLETLKKGGKGFVIFLAVSVVLVFFQNILGMGLAKLIGQNSLLGLVTGSITMVGGHGTAGAWGPELEKMGLPAGEVIALAAATFGVIMGSLIGGPIGSARIRKHNLKPNPDLLIEKDEEVGNVVVEKHAPLTVDDFLKVFALIFISVGLGAILKKFLYDNVTLLGSPLNLPEYVASMIFAAIYVNTIGKRDGWEINQRANDICGSMGLNIFLSIALITLDLTQLKAVAGPMLIILFAQTIFMALFAYFVTFKVMGSDYDAAVLSGGICGFGMGATYNALANMDALTENYGPAPKAYFILPMVGAFAIDIINVLIITMFAQITF
- a CDS encoding carbon-nitrogen family hydrolase, encoding MKIALGQVAPVKGEVENNYKLIEETIRESKNQGADVVVLPETWNTFYYPKNIDELADVDGTRSKEFLSKLAKELDINIIGGSVAVKEDGKIYNRNYNFDRQGNLLSEYDKIHLYSPAGEDKLFQGGNKYVTFQIDGVKCGVVLCYDVRFVEWVRKFALDGIEILFNCASWATSKLPHWEALNRARAIENQIFVVGVNSTRYKDDSGGHSMIVDPLGEYIVAPYEKTGIVTAEIDLKKVKEIREEMSFFADRRSDLY
- a CDS encoding biotin--[acetyl-CoA-carboxylase] ligase, coding for MSQIFDNNMIYLLRSNEINKALDLVIGKDDLDQLNNKKILTAKLMMLLGQKDRFDQYIKKEKISSYFSKSPTTYMYHYMYYTLIEDDQEKRADFLDKFDQSIDLLSKDKQEIENLLKDLTDKKASWLGKEVHLESVDSTNTYIKDKLNKGEDISIVTADEQVRGKGQKDRAFVSPKGGLYISLNISVPDSDLILVTSQTGVLLAKALKKMSNKDIKIKWLNDLYIGNKKLAGILCESAVDHKGHAQYTIVGIGINLIELSPIPEDLRPIMTTLFGKDSKLTLSDTIENVKYYLIPAILSMQEGICQSKLLENYNELMAKKGDEVIVYSKDEEIAGTLIGMDDKLDLILEVGNEEKTFSYDKYRLKFIG
- a CDS encoding biotin transporter BioY, producing MTSKELTRIALSTALIAIGAFITIPLGPVPFTLQTLFVILAGLFLKPSHAGLSAFLYMLIGLIGVPIFAGFSGGLQSIASPTFGFIISFIPMAYIISKFGHGSMDNKKIILGILIGVIVSYILGLIYLKVGLTRVQGVEVPMSKVLSLGLIPFIIPDTIKIILAIIIYKRTYKYISK
- the ftsH gene encoding ATP-dependent zinc metalloprotease FtsH is translated as MNDKKNKSNKPFLYYWIVAVVLFVIIRYALNPIAAKDGAKEVSYSQFVSMIEKDQVTEVYKDDTKYTFKAKVDGEEKTYETGLWADTDLTDRLLDAKKRNDKLTFGKKIETSMNPWLTLFITSILPLFLIWGIFWFASRSLTKTMGGRGGADFMNFGKSNAKVYVENKTGKTFKDVAGQEEAKDSLFEIVDFLHNPGKYKEIGAKVPKGVLLVGPPGTGKTLLAKAVAGEANVPFFIISGSEFVEMFVGLGASKVRDLFKQAKEKAPCIVFIDEIDAIGKKRDVSGYSGNDEREQTLNQLLNEMDGFDATEGVVLLAATNRPEILDPALTRPGRFDRQVQVELPDKKGREDILKVHAKVVKREDDIDYEEIAARTAGTSGADLANIVNEGALRAVREGRKKLTQEDLEESIEVVIAGQQKKNAVISDDQKKIIAYHEVGHALVAAIQTHKTPVTKITIVPRTGGALGYTMTVDKDEKYIMTKEEMFDEICTLAGGRSAEELIFNTKTTGASNDIERATAMARSMVTIYGMDEDFDFMQLEQIQGKYLGGERGLIVSSGTGNKIDEKVQKIISAAHMRAIEILKENMDKLHEISAYLLKEETITGEQFMEILNGKKDKEIKEAEVAENTDVDTKNLDDSNQEVIDLPPLNDNDDRPEETDI
- a CDS encoding MarR family winged helix-turn-helix transcriptional regulator encodes the protein MATEHIDFFEFNNSIFSMIREISHKIDILLQDTATELGITTLQLKMLITLYSTGNEVSIGNLGKAIGVTGGNISNICKKLEKQGFVERIRSVDDERVVNVILTDNGKLAAEKVGVYFDQIRTDIPKDNINVNLQTIVDELEALDELLDNYISRSGL
- a CDS encoding NAD(P)/FAD-dependent oxidoreductase, which gives rise to MRYDLAIIGAGPAGLSALLNAKIRNKSVIIFGTDSPSLENSESIKNYLGFGDVSGKQLNDAFKKSLEGYEYDKSDQKVQQVYAMGDYFGLMLKNNDMVEATSVIVATGIELKKDLINEDKFFAKGVSYCATCDAALYKGKKVLLIGYNEESVEEANFTSEIVDELIFVNMYKDDIKLNDSIKVISGDLPVEFIGEDRASILKFKSGAEISADGFFIIRDSSKPSRLVPSIETDDEHIIVHDNCRTNIRGLYAAGDVAGRPYQINKSVGQGQVAALDAAKYISLLKKDSFDKSTW
- the trxA gene encoding thioredoxin, whose protein sequence is MRELDSMEFVNLVENGSGLALVDFNATWCGPCKMQAPILEELSEEASYEIYGVDVDNSSDIASKYNVNAVPSLMIFKDGVLKETLVGFQAKDVLEKAMGKYL